A window from Calditrichota bacterium encodes these proteins:
- a CDS encoding OmpA family protein, whose protein sequence is MKKSQKILGLALLITIAAWSGLQALSVDTLAVSVVNTDRTVGSIKFVRNDSTTLILRVLDEQGVPIAKLTRDQVTISRESKKAKIDKVEPLQSVIGANLNIVLVLDNSSSMSPHINELFASVEKLLQALGGKSRVAVVVFSEQKSAGGTVNFMEKPVNLRFLDFTADMDAVRKFVKRAYSGVNLSRRTYLHDAILYGLQTAKELPETAPTAMVIFSDGKDLGSRFREAQVIGGAAGVKFTIYSIDFSKARNFNPLLKRIAQASPQGKAFQASKAEELLPIFEKLSKEIITEFKVTYHFPIPPSGDIQFTADQLVVKTRKVIDEFPMLNYVFFDSNAVNFSDKYILFSSPEEAARFKEDAIQKPLQKYYHVLNVIGSRLQKDEKTSVTLIGCNMNLGAEKLNKKLSRGRAQAVADYLKNIWSISADRIKILTRNLPKKPSSTKTPEGCAENRRVEIVSNHRNILMPIRSEIQEISFSPEIGYFNTKVSAPEGLEFFEVSAYAGQSLLMNKKFVEPRAQVSWNWLNQKGEKLFNVPEVTYGMKIKDKDGRVFESTTKTIPVKQIEEATTLVETKEDTIYQKFSLVLFPFNSSKLSKNNADLLKKIVDVYKNHPDCCVKVFGYCDDIGNEEYNLKLSVKRAKMACDLLRKMGISGKKIVHRGYGEINPIFSNASPEGRFLNRTVQIYVGYPAGAE, encoded by the coding sequence ATGAAAAAATCACAAAAAATTTTGGGGTTAGCTTTGTTGATTACGATAGCTGCCTGGTCGGGCCTGCAAGCGCTGTCTGTAGACACGCTGGCGGTAAGTGTCGTGAATACTGATCGGACGGTTGGCAGCATCAAATTTGTTCGCAACGATTCTACGACGCTCATTTTGCGCGTTCTTGACGAGCAAGGTGTCCCGATTGCCAAACTCACCCGCGATCAGGTAACAATTTCCAGAGAGAGCAAAAAAGCAAAAATTGACAAAGTAGAGCCGCTGCAGTCTGTGATTGGGGCAAATTTAAATATTGTACTCGTTTTGGATAATAGCTCTTCAATGAGCCCGCACATTAACGAGCTATTTGCGAGTGTGGAAAAATTGCTGCAAGCATTAGGCGGGAAAAGCCGCGTGGCCGTGGTTGTTTTTTCTGAGCAGAAAAGCGCCGGAGGCACTGTCAACTTTATGGAAAAACCGGTAAATTTGAGATTTTTGGATTTTACCGCTGATATGGATGCGGTTCGCAAATTCGTCAAACGGGCTTACAGTGGTGTTAATTTGTCCCGCCGCACCTATTTGCATGACGCGATTTTGTACGGGTTGCAAACGGCAAAGGAACTGCCCGAAACTGCGCCCACAGCAATGGTGATCTTCAGCGACGGAAAAGACCTGGGCAGTCGCTTCAGGGAGGCGCAAGTGATTGGTGGCGCTGCGGGCGTGAAATTTACAATTTACAGTATTGATTTCAGCAAGGCGAGGAACTTCAATCCTTTACTGAAAAGAATCGCTCAGGCTTCGCCGCAGGGCAAAGCATTTCAAGCCTCCAAAGCAGAGGAACTTCTGCCAATTTTTGAAAAACTTTCCAAAGAAATTATCACCGAGTTTAAGGTCACTTACCATTTTCCGATTCCCCCCAGCGGAGATATTCAATTTACCGCAGACCAACTTGTTGTGAAAACGAGAAAGGTGATCGACGAATTTCCCATGCTCAACTATGTTTTTTTCGACAGCAACGCGGTTAATTTTTCCGATAAATATATTTTATTTTCTTCGCCGGAAGAAGCGGCTCGTTTTAAAGAAGATGCCATTCAAAAGCCACTGCAAAAATATTATCATGTTTTAAATGTGATTGGTAGCCGACTGCAAAAAGACGAAAAAACCAGCGTGACCCTAATCGGCTGTAACATGAATCTGGGCGCGGAAAAATTGAACAAAAAACTGTCGCGAGGACGCGCGCAGGCTGTCGCTGATTATTTAAAAAATATCTGGAGCATCAGCGCGGATCGCATTAAGATTCTGACGAGAAATTTGCCGAAAAAACCCTCCAGCACAAAAACGCCCGAAGGATGCGCGGAAAATCGACGGGTGGAAATCGTCTCCAATCATCGCAATATTCTCATGCCCATTCGTTCGGAAATTCAAGAGATCAGTTTCTCTCCCGAAATTGGCTACTTTAATACAAAAGTGAGCGCGCCGGAAGGACTTGAGTTTTTTGAAGTCTCTGCTTACGCCGGGCAAAGTTTGCTGATGAATAAAAAATTTGTTGAGCCGAGAGCACAGGTGAGTTGGAATTGGCTCAACCAAAAAGGCGAAAAACTGTTCAATGTCCCGGAAGTCACTTACGGAATGAAAATAAAAGACAAAGACGGCAGAGTTTTCGAATCGACAACGAAAACGATTCCCGTGAAGCAGATCGAAGAAGCGACAACCTTAGTGGAAACGAAAGAAGACACAATTTATCAGAAATTCAGTCTGGTGTTGTTTCCTTTTAACTCTTCAAAATTGAGCAAGAATAATGCGGACCTGCTGAAAAAAATCGTGGACGTTTACAAAAATCATCCGGATTGCTGCGTCAAGGTTTTCGGCTATTGTGATGACATTGGTAACGAGGAATATAATTTGAAATTGTCCGTAAAACGCGCAAAAATGGCTTGTGATCTGCTGCGGAAAATGGGAATCTCGGGAAAGAAAATCGTACATCGTGGCTACGGAGAGATCAATCCGATTTTTAGCAATGCGTCACCGGAAGGGCGATTTCTCAATCGGACAGTGCAAATCTATGTGGGCTATCCGGCTGGAGCGGAATAA
- a CDS encoding OmpA family protein, which produces MSKKTLIWTALVLLLLLAVICILTHARKIENKLTLQAQDKLAAAGISGLSVKFDGRNAILSGEVDSDELSAKAAALIAEIPGVRKVSNLAAVKPQQKIESAQATETTAMEDALVALKNSLAKLSIHFDTNSDKISSIFNNVIDQIAQLLKKYQREKIEIIGHADSRGTEEYNQKLSLKRASSVKSVLVKNGIDASRLLVSGKGESDPIADNATAEGMAKNRRVEFIVIEEE; this is translated from the coding sequence GTGAGCAAAAAAACTCTCATCTGGACGGCTCTCGTTTTGCTGTTGCTGCTTGCAGTGATTTGCATTCTGACCCATGCCAGAAAAATTGAAAACAAATTGACGCTGCAGGCGCAGGACAAACTTGCCGCTGCCGGAATTAGCGGGTTGTCGGTAAAATTTGACGGCCGCAATGCAATTTTGAGCGGCGAAGTTGACTCTGATGAGCTGTCCGCAAAGGCAGCGGCGCTGATTGCCGAAATCCCCGGCGTGCGCAAAGTGTCCAATTTGGCGGCGGTCAAACCGCAGCAGAAAATCGAGAGCGCACAAGCTACCGAAACCACGGCGATGGAAGACGCGCTGGTTGCGTTGAAAAATTCGCTAGCGAAATTGAGCATTCATTTTGATACGAATTCTGACAAAATTTCCTCTATTTTTAACAATGTCATTGATCAGATCGCTCAATTGCTAAAAAAATACCAGCGCGAGAAAATTGAAATTATCGGACACGCAGACAGCCGCGGCACCGAAGAATACAATCAAAAATTGAGCTTGAAGCGCGCCAGTTCAGTCAAATCTGTGCTGGTAAAAAATGGCATCGATGCTTCCCGATTGCTGGTCAGCGGCAAGGGGGAATCTGACCCCATCGCGGATAACGCAACAGCGGAAGGGATGGCAAAAAATCGCAGAGTGGAATTTATCGTTATTGAGGAGGAATAA
- a CDS encoding HAD family hydrolase, with product MPMNIKSELKRLKFNISAVLFDWGNTIMPIFPDQFGPMAMWERLELIRGAEQILPQLQQKYSLALLSNADDSDRELVGKALLVVGAAKYFSHIFTPQELIARKPAPQFYHNALKKIGVEPEHAIMVGDDYEKDIIGAKQAGLWTIWFNQNGKTTASKYPYHDFEINSLLQIPEILERKFKRQANV from the coding sequence ATGCCAATGAATATCAAAAGTGAACTGAAAAGATTAAAATTTAACATTTCTGCCGTTTTGTTTGACTGGGGAAATACGATTATGCCCATTTTCCCCGACCAATTCGGCCCCATGGCGATGTGGGAGCGGCTGGAACTTATTCGCGGCGCCGAACAGATTCTGCCTCAATTGCAACAAAAATATTCGCTCGCTTTGCTGAGCAATGCTGACGATTCAGACAGAGAACTTGTCGGGAAGGCGTTGCTGGTGGTCGGTGCAGCAAAATATTTTTCACATATTTTCACGCCGCAGGAACTCATTGCCAGAAAACCAGCGCCGCAATTTTATCACAATGCGTTGAAAAAAATAGGCGTCGAACCCGAACATGCCATCATGGTCGGCGATGACTATGAAAAAGACATTATCGGCGCCAAGCAGGCGGGATTGTGGACGATTTGGTTCAATCAAAACGGAAAAACAACAGCCTCAAAATATCCGTACCATGATTTTGAGATAAATTCACTGCTGCAAATCCCGGAAATTTTGGAGCGAAAATTTAAGCGGCAGGCAAATGTTTAA
- the dacB gene encoding D-alanyl-D-alanine carboxypeptidase/D-alanyl-D-alanine-endopeptidase, which produces MFRCKNLILPLFFAVILMSCAGVYQRKPLILPEERLATALERVTDIPELSGALVGVMVQSLQSGEILYAKNAEKLFMPASNEKIPTSAAALLNFGPDFRYRTRVVTNGKIVGSALQGDLIVIGSGDPTIGYRFCQRRDSCRAFASWIDSLKSLGIESIAGNVVGIDDVFDDEFIGYGWTVDNLPYSYAAEIGGLIFNENYAALSIMADSAADKIDVKVFPEIGYLEIVPKLAFGVETDFNISRLYTTNRVELTGTIEPGKKRSQNISIHNPTLYFTTALKSELEKSGIHVSGDAIDADDFPAVKNDSLFQTLFVHYSDSLKNILKILLKESQNLYAESLTKLLGYHFGEGGTFAEGRKVIQSTLRRFGLQKENYQYMDGSGLCRYDYISPAYLTKIFRRMYFHPYGKIFRQCLPIAGVDGTIGYRMKGTAAEGKIFAKTGTISNVRCLSGYAFSADGEPLVFSTMFNNFLCPVQVVLDVQDQICMLLSSFHRTR; this is translated from the coding sequence ATGTTCCGCTGCAAAAATTTGATTCTTCCGCTGTTTTTTGCTGTTATTCTCATGAGCTGCGCCGGCGTTTACCAGAGAAAACCGCTGATTTTGCCGGAAGAAAGGCTTGCAACTGCGCTGGAGAGAGTGACCGATATTCCGGAATTGTCCGGCGCACTGGTGGGCGTCATGGTGCAATCGCTGCAAAGCGGGGAAATTTTGTACGCGAAAAATGCAGAAAAATTGTTCATGCCTGCCTCCAATGAAAAAATCCCCACCTCTGCGGCAGCGCTGCTCAATTTTGGACCCGATTTTCGCTACCGGACCCGCGTTGTAACCAATGGGAAAATTGTCGGTTCTGCGCTGCAAGGTGACTTGATCGTCATCGGCAGCGGCGATCCTACCATCGGTTATCGGTTTTGCCAGCGGCGTGACAGTTGTCGGGCATTCGCGTCCTGGATCGATTCGCTGAAATCGCTGGGCATCGAATCCATTGCCGGAAATGTCGTGGGCATCGACGATGTTTTTGACGACGAATTTATCGGCTACGGCTGGACTGTGGACAATTTACCCTATTCCTACGCCGCGGAAATCGGTGGGCTGATTTTCAACGAAAATTACGCGGCGCTTTCAATCATGGCGGACAGCGCGGCTGACAAAATTGACGTTAAAGTATTCCCGGAAATTGGCTATCTTGAAATTGTTCCGAAATTAGCTTTTGGCGTTGAGACCGACTTTAACATCAGCAGATTGTACACGACCAACCGGGTGGAATTGACCGGAACTATTGAACCCGGGAAAAAGCGCAGCCAGAATATTTCCATTCACAATCCGACGCTCTATTTTACGACGGCTCTGAAATCCGAGCTGGAGAAAAGCGGCATCCACGTCTCCGGCGACGCCATTGATGCCGATGATTTTCCCGCTGTCAAAAATGACTCGCTGTTTCAAACCCTATTTGTTCACTATTCTGATTCTCTGAAAAATATTTTGAAAATCTTGCTGAAAGAATCGCAAAATCTGTATGCGGAAAGTTTGACAAAATTGCTGGGCTATCATTTCGGAGAAGGCGGCACATTCGCCGAGGGAAGAAAAGTCATTCAGAGCACGCTGCGCCGATTCGGTTTGCAGAAAGAAAATTACCAGTACATGGACGGTTCCGGACTTTGTCGTTACGATTACATTTCTCCGGCGTACCTGACGAAGATTTTTCGCCGTATGTATTTTCATCCCTACGGGAAAATTTTTCGCCAATGTCTTCCCATCGCCGGCGTGGATGGCACAATCGGTTATCGCATGAAAGGAACTGCCGCCGAAGGAAAGATTTTCGCCAAAACAGGCACCATCTCCAATGTCCGCTGTCTGAGCGGCTACGCTTTTTCAGCAGACGGAGAGCCGCTGGTGTTTTCCACTATGTTTAATAATTTTCTTTGCCCGGTGCAGGTCGTGTTGGATGTTCAGGATCAAATTTGTATGTTGCTGTCCTCATTTCACAGAACTCGCTAA
- a CDS encoding ABC transporter ATP-binding protein — protein sequence MRIKIEDLTKQYKNGNLALKDVNLEIDSGMFGLLGPNGAGKTTLMRILVTLMKPTRGTAHYNGLELRKNRREIRAMLGYLPQDFRFFQKLKTWEFLDYVASLSGLQDSKKRKQAVDEMLEKVGLYEARDRNANKLSGGMKRRLGIAQALIGDPKIVVVDEPTTGLDPEERIRFRNLLAEMAERDIIIVLSTHIVGDISSTCNNMALLHNGEVVFNAAPDKLIDKARGHVWEINAIDSELEQIKEKYPVISTIPSENGWEVQIVADKLDDFPGKQIDPNLEHAYVYFMEFEMGQKWNDDLN from the coding sequence ATGAGAATCAAGATCGAAGATTTAACCAAACAGTACAAAAACGGCAATCTGGCTCTCAAAGATGTTAATTTGGAAATCGACAGCGGAATGTTTGGTTTGCTGGGTCCGAACGGCGCCGGCAAAACGACGCTGATGCGAATATTAGTAACGCTGATGAAACCCACCCGCGGAACGGCGCACTACAACGGACTTGAGTTACGAAAAAACAGACGAGAAATTCGCGCCATGCTGGGTTATCTGCCTCAGGATTTTCGCTTTTTTCAAAAATTAAAAACGTGGGAATTTCTCGATTACGTCGCCAGTCTTTCAGGCCTGCAAGACAGCAAAAAACGAAAACAAGCTGTCGATGAAATGCTGGAAAAAGTCGGCCTCTACGAAGCGAGAGACCGCAACGCCAACAAACTCTCCGGCGGCATGAAGCGACGCCTCGGAATCGCGCAAGCGCTCATCGGCGACCCTAAAATCGTTGTCGTGGACGAACCAACCACCGGACTTGACCCCGAAGAACGAATCCGTTTCCGTAACTTATTAGCCGAAATGGCGGAAAGAGACATCATCATTGTTCTCTCCACACATATCGTCGGGGATATTTCCAGCACGTGCAACAACATGGCGCTACTGCACAACGGAGAAGTTGTGTTCAACGCTGCGCCAGACAAACTGATCGACAAAGCCCGCGGTCATGTCTGGGAAATTAACGCCATCGATAGCGAACTGGAACAAATCAAAGAAAAATATCCCGTCATCTCCACCATTCCTTCAGAAAACGGGTGGGAAGTGCAAATCGTCGCTGACAAATTGGACGATTTCCCGGGGAAACAAATCGATCCCAATCTGGAGCACGCCTACGTCTATTTCATGGAATTTGAAATGGGACAAAAATGGAATGATGATTTGAATTAA
- a CDS encoding TolC family protein, giving the protein MFSILLFSTIAFAQEPLTLHKALQIAMNNSPQIKHSQLNLERSREMLNAQKASLKSQFSLSLTPFSYTHSQQFFDFFSTWYKSESKQSTSQFMISQPIPWTDGTLSLINQFGWRDSYSEDPTSRTSGNSSKTYSNDLYLSFRQPLFTYNRTKLELNTLKLDLENAALSYAIQKLFLEYQVTQDFYNVYLKKASLDIAIDEYKNRQESYKIIKNKVDAGLAAREELYQAELDMTSSKSSVQNSQTELENVMDSFKKLIGLSIFDDISVTADIAHHPVEVNLQKALDTALKYRMELRQKEIAVDNAKFNLIQASATNEFRGDLSLSYGIIGTDENVNSVFDAPTKNERFSIQFNIPLFDWGQKKSRIKAFTASVKDKELSMDDQKTDIIIQVRQAYRNLKNLVNQIEIANQNVRNAQLTYDINLERYKNGDITSMDLNLFQNQLSQAKMNRISALINYKLELLNLKVLSLYDFEKDQQVVPQIEQY; this is encoded by the coding sequence TTGTTCTCAATTCTGCTTTTTTCCACTATTGCATTTGCGCAAGAGCCGCTGACGCTGCACAAGGCGCTGCAGATTGCCATGAATAACAGTCCGCAGATTAAGCATTCTCAACTCAATCTCGAGAGAAGCCGAGAAATGCTCAACGCACAAAAAGCGTCACTGAAGTCGCAATTCAGCCTGTCACTGACGCCGTTCAGCTATACGCACAGTCAGCAATTTTTTGACTTTTTCTCCACCTGGTACAAGAGCGAAAGCAAACAATCAACCAGCCAGTTTATGATCTCTCAGCCCATTCCCTGGACCGACGGCACTCTGTCCTTGATCAATCAATTTGGCTGGCGGGATTCTTACAGCGAGGATCCGACTTCCCGAACAAGCGGCAACAGCAGCAAAACGTACAGCAATGATCTTTACCTCAGTTTTCGGCAGCCACTGTTCACCTACAACCGGACAAAATTGGAGTTGAACACTCTAAAATTAGACCTGGAAAACGCTGCTTTGAGTTACGCCATTCAAAAACTTTTTCTTGAATATCAGGTCACACAAGATTTTTATAATGTGTATCTGAAAAAAGCCAGTCTTGACATAGCGATCGACGAATACAAAAATCGGCAGGAGAGCTACAAGATTATTAAAAACAAAGTGGACGCCGGTCTGGCTGCGCGAGAGGAATTGTATCAGGCAGAGTTGGACATGACCTCCAGCAAGTCCTCAGTGCAAAATTCGCAAACCGAGTTGGAAAACGTGATGGATTCGTTCAAGAAATTGATCGGCCTGTCGATTTTTGACGACATCTCAGTCACGGCGGATATCGCGCACCATCCGGTTGAAGTGAATTTACAAAAAGCGCTGGATACGGCCCTCAAATATCGCATGGAATTGCGGCAAAAAGAGATCGCCGTCGATAACGCCAAATTCAACCTCATTCAAGCATCGGCGACTAATGAGTTCCGCGGCGATTTGAGTTTGTCCTACGGCATCATAGGCACCGACGAAAATGTGAATAGTGTTTTCGACGCGCCGACTAAAAACGAACGTTTTTCCATCCAATTCAACATCCCGCTTTTCGATTGGGGACAAAAAAAATCGCGTATTAAAGCGTTTACGGCTTCGGTGAAAGACAAAGAATTATCCATGGACGACCAGAAAACCGATATCATCATCCAGGTCAGACAGGCGTATCGAAATCTGAAAAACCTCGTTAATCAGATTGAAATTGCCAACCAAAACGTACGCAACGCGCAACTCACTTACGATATCAATTTAGAGCGTTACAAAAACGGCGACATCACGAGCATGGATTTGAATCTGTTCCAGAATCAGCTCTCGCAGGCAAAGATGAATCGCATCAGCGCTCTGATCAATTACAAATTGGAGTTGCTCAACTTGAAAGTGTTGTCTCTTTACGATTTCGAAAAAGATCAACAGGTTGTGCCGCAAATTGAGCAATACTGA
- a CDS encoding efflux RND transporter periplasmic adaptor subunit, translating to MNICSKRKPYRGFSFLSVVSAILRLNKYKKTKELSVKLKSTILLLGMIVFLIGCGGQQGDTGAEVAVPVSVQEIKKKPIEEFLTATGTVKAIKEATLKSETSGLYRLATNPKTGKPYGLGDFVPQGAVIIYLDNPELESSIMIESKKLELEVSKQELEKQKSLYEKGGATYRDLKNAEKSYMNAQYSYENAKIQLAKLKIVAPFGGVIVDLPYFTSGVKVDAGQTMVKMMNYRRLYMEVNLPGKWLGQVKENQPVRVMNYTMPEDTLPGRISQVSPALDSDTRSFKSTILVENPDWKLRPGMFAKAEIVIARKDSAIVIPKDVILVKRRGKTVFVAEKGAALERVISTGLENPDEVEVTDGLKENERLVIKGFETLRHRSKVKIIR from the coding sequence ATGAACATCTGCAGCAAACGCAAGCCTTATCGTGGTTTCTCTTTTCTCTCTGTGGTCTCTGCGATTCTGCGGCTGAATAAGTATAAAAAAACAAAGGAGTTAAGCGTGAAACTGAAGTCAACAATTTTGCTTTTGGGAATGATCGTTTTTTTGATCGGATGCGGCGGTCAACAGGGCGACACCGGCGCTGAAGTTGCAGTTCCGGTATCCGTGCAAGAGATAAAGAAAAAACCCATCGAAGAATTTCTGACAGCGACGGGTACGGTCAAAGCCATTAAAGAAGCGACATTGAAATCGGAAACATCGGGACTTTATCGTCTCGCGACGAATCCAAAGACGGGAAAGCCTTACGGATTGGGCGATTTTGTGCCGCAAGGCGCCGTAATTATTTATCTTGACAACCCTGAGTTAGAAAGCTCAATTATGATTGAGTCAAAAAAGTTGGAACTGGAAGTATCCAAACAGGAACTGGAAAAACAAAAATCGCTTTACGAAAAAGGCGGTGCAACTTACCGCGATTTGAAAAATGCAGAAAAAAGCTACATGAACGCGCAGTATAGCTATGAGAACGCAAAAATTCAATTGGCAAAACTGAAGATCGTCGCTCCTTTTGGCGGCGTCATCGTTGATTTGCCTTATTTCACTTCTGGCGTGAAAGTGGACGCCGGACAAACAATGGTAAAAATGATGAACTACCGCCGGTTGTACATGGAAGTTAACCTCCCCGGCAAATGGTTAGGTCAGGTAAAAGAAAATCAGCCGGTGCGTGTGATGAATTACACGATGCCCGAAGACACGTTGCCCGGTCGCATCTCTCAGGTTTCCCCGGCGCTGGATTCGGACACGCGTTCTTTCAAATCCACTATTTTGGTAGAAAATCCGGACTGGAAATTGCGACCCGGCATGTTCGCCAAGGCGGAAATTGTCATTGCGCGCAAAGATAGCGCTATTGTAATTCCCAAAGATGTTATTCTGGTGAAACGTCGCGGCAAAACTGTTTTTGTCGCGGAAAAGGGCGCGGCGCTGGAACGAGTGATTTCGACCGGACTGGAGAATCCGGATGAAGTCGAAGTAACCGACGGGCTAAAAGAAAACGAGCGGTTGGTTATCAAAGGATTTGAAACTTTGCGGCATCGGTCGAAAGTGAAAATCATTCGTTAA